Proteins from a single region of Coregonus clupeaformis isolate EN_2021a chromosome 19, ASM2061545v1, whole genome shotgun sequence:
- the LOC123493209 gene encoding AP-3 complex subunit beta-2 isoform X2: protein MVAVKIQFTNSATSEAKSLHVEDVKLQSGMRIKEFLEIEVLPAGETVSVVMGIDFCDSTQAANFQLCTHTRKFFVSIQPPVGELMMPIFMTENEFKKEQGQLMGMNEITEKLTLEEKCQGEHTIVQRVTTAANLGRVPCGSDKECSPPVPPPPFTIHRFAGKTVTSGSLVLVSVVTKEDGAAQLTVNCEKMVIGTMLVKDILQALTQ, encoded by the exons ATGGTGGCAGTCAAAATCCAGTTCACCAACAGCGCCACCTCCGAGGCCAAGAGCCTGCACGTGGAGGACGTCAAGTTGCAGTCGGGCATGAGGATCAAAGAGTTCCTTGAGATCG AGGTGTTACCTGCGGGTGAGACTGTTAGCGTGGTGATGGGCATCGACTTCTGTGATTCCACACAGGCGGCCAACTTCCAGCTCTG CACTCACACCAGGAAGTTCTTTGTATCGATCCAGCCACCGGTTGGAGAGCTGATGATGCCGATCTTTATGACAGAAAATGAGTTCAAAAAGGAGCAAG GTCAGTTGATGGGCATGAATGAGATCACAGAGAAGCTGACCCTGGAAGAGAAGTGTCAGGGCGAGCACACTATTGTCCAGAGGGTTACCACTGCCGCCAACCTCGGCCGAGTGCCCTGTGGCTCAGACAAGGAGTGCAG CCCTCCTGTTCCTCCTCCCCCGTTTACGATTCACAGGTTCGCTGGGAAGACAGTGACCAGTGGCAGCCTTGTACTGGTCAGTGTGGTGACCAAAGAGGACGGGGCCGCCCAGCTGACGGTCAACTGTGAGAAAATGGTGATTGGCACGATGCTGGTCAAGGATATCCTTCAGGCCCTCACCCAGTGA
- the LOC123493209 gene encoding AP-3 complex subunit beta-2 isoform X1: MVAVKIQFTNSATSEAKSLHVEDVKLQSGMRIKEFLEIEVLPAGETVSVVMGIDFCDSTQAANFQLCTHTRKFFVSIQPPVGELMMPIFMTENEFKKEQETLLQSLGQLMGMNEITEKLTLEEKCQGEHTIVQRVTTAANLGRVPCGSDKECSPPVPPPPFTIHRFAGKTVTSGSLVLVSVVTKEDGAAQLTVNCEKMVIGTMLVKDILQALTQ; encoded by the exons ATGGTGGCAGTCAAAATCCAGTTCACCAACAGCGCCACCTCCGAGGCCAAGAGCCTGCACGTGGAGGACGTCAAGTTGCAGTCGGGCATGAGGATCAAAGAGTTCCTTGAGATCG AGGTGTTACCTGCGGGTGAGACTGTTAGCGTGGTGATGGGCATCGACTTCTGTGATTCCACACAGGCGGCCAACTTCCAGCTCTG CACTCACACCAGGAAGTTCTTTGTATCGATCCAGCCACCGGTTGGAGAGCTGATGATGCCGATCTTTATGACAGAAAATGAGTTCAAAAAGGAGCAAG AGACGCTATTACAAAGTCTAG GTCAGTTGATGGGCATGAATGAGATCACAGAGAAGCTGACCCTGGAAGAGAAGTGTCAGGGCGAGCACACTATTGTCCAGAGGGTTACCACTGCCGCCAACCTCGGCCGAGTGCCCTGTGGCTCAGACAAGGAGTGCAG CCCTCCTGTTCCTCCTCCCCCGTTTACGATTCACAGGTTCGCTGGGAAGACAGTGACCAGTGGCAGCCTTGTACTGGTCAGTGTGGTGACCAAAGAGGACGGGGCCGCCCAGCTGACGGTCAACTGTGAGAAAATGGTGATTGGCACGATGCTGGTCAAGGATATCCTTCAGGCCCTCACCCAGTGA
- the LOC123493209 gene encoding AP-3 complex subunit beta-2 isoform X3: MVAVKIQFTNSATSEAKSLHVEDVKLQSGMRIKEFLEIEVLPAGETVSVVMGIDFCDSTQAANFQLCTHTRKFFVSIQPPVGELMMPIFMTENEFKKEQETLLQSLGQLMGMNEITEKLTLEEKCQGEHTIVQRVTTAANLGRVPCGSDKECRFAGKTVTSGSLVLVSVVTKEDGAAQLTVNCEKMVIGTMLVKDILQALTQ, translated from the exons ATGGTGGCAGTCAAAATCCAGTTCACCAACAGCGCCACCTCCGAGGCCAAGAGCCTGCACGTGGAGGACGTCAAGTTGCAGTCGGGCATGAGGATCAAAGAGTTCCTTGAGATCG AGGTGTTACCTGCGGGTGAGACTGTTAGCGTGGTGATGGGCATCGACTTCTGTGATTCCACACAGGCGGCCAACTTCCAGCTCTG CACTCACACCAGGAAGTTCTTTGTATCGATCCAGCCACCGGTTGGAGAGCTGATGATGCCGATCTTTATGACAGAAAATGAGTTCAAAAAGGAGCAAG AGACGCTATTACAAAGTCTAG GTCAGTTGATGGGCATGAATGAGATCACAGAGAAGCTGACCCTGGAAGAGAAGTGTCAGGGCGAGCACACTATTGTCCAGAGGGTTACCACTGCCGCCAACCTCGGCCGAGTGCCCTGTGGCTCAGACAAGGAGTGCAG GTTCGCTGGGAAGACAGTGACCAGTGGCAGCCTTGTACTGGTCAGTGTGGTGACCAAAGAGGACGGGGCCGCCCAGCTGACGGTCAACTGTGAGAAAATGGTGATTGGCACGATGCTGGTCAAGGATATCCTTCAGGCCCTCACCCAGTGA
- the LOC123493209 gene encoding AP-3 complex subunit beta-2 isoform X4: MVAVKIQFTNSATSEAKSLHVEDVKLQSGMRIKEFLEIEVLPAGETVSVVMGIDFCDSTQAANFQLCTHTRKFFVSIQPPVGELMMPIFMTENEFKKEQGQLMGMNEITEKLTLEEKCQGEHTIVQRVTTAANLGRVPCGSDKECRFAGKTVTSGSLVLVSVVTKEDGAAQLTVNCEKMVIGTMLVKDILQALTQ; encoded by the exons ATGGTGGCAGTCAAAATCCAGTTCACCAACAGCGCCACCTCCGAGGCCAAGAGCCTGCACGTGGAGGACGTCAAGTTGCAGTCGGGCATGAGGATCAAAGAGTTCCTTGAGATCG AGGTGTTACCTGCGGGTGAGACTGTTAGCGTGGTGATGGGCATCGACTTCTGTGATTCCACACAGGCGGCCAACTTCCAGCTCTG CACTCACACCAGGAAGTTCTTTGTATCGATCCAGCCACCGGTTGGAGAGCTGATGATGCCGATCTTTATGACAGAAAATGAGTTCAAAAAGGAGCAAG GTCAGTTGATGGGCATGAATGAGATCACAGAGAAGCTGACCCTGGAAGAGAAGTGTCAGGGCGAGCACACTATTGTCCAGAGGGTTACCACTGCCGCCAACCTCGGCCGAGTGCCCTGTGGCTCAGACAAGGAGTGCAG GTTCGCTGGGAAGACAGTGACCAGTGGCAGCCTTGTACTGGTCAGTGTGGTGACCAAAGAGGACGGGGCCGCCCAGCTGACGGTCAACTGTGAGAAAATGGTGATTGGCACGATGCTGGTCAAGGATATCCTTCAGGCCCTCACCCAGTGA
- the LOC123493208 gene encoding nucleolar and coiled-body phosphoprotein 1-like yields MAMLRLLSLAASEMAPYSPMRALVKSIALGNTVPFRMNPSSLLPLKRFGRGGDTVDSLTSDLFARCRSGPSAAAARKEKKRRRTSHSTLTRRASLAQPNLLTVYQTQPAAQRVAVAVRESGSGSESEESNEESESASEEEEKKKKKKNVEKIKARKPVPESESEQSSGEDEKKSERKSKPRIGSSESESEEDEDSESESSESEEEESEEESDEETKKKKKLTLLRLHLKSRPSTTSCPAA; encoded by the exons ATGGCCATGCTGCGTCTTCTATCCTTGGCTGCATccgaaatggcaccatattcccctatgcgggccctggtcaaaagtattgcactagggaatacggtgccatttcgGATGAACCCCTCTTCTCTGCTTCCATTGAAACGCTTCGGACGTGGTGGTGACACGGTTGActctttgacctctgacctctttgCCAGGTGCCGGAGTGGACCAAGTGCAGCAGCCgcgagaaaagaaaagaaaagaaggcGGACAAGCCATTCTACTCTGACTCGGAGGGCGAGTCTGGCCCAACCGAATCTGCTGACAGTG TATCAGACACAGCCAGCGGCTCAGAGAGTGGCAGTGGCAGTGAGGGAGAGCGGCTCGGGATCCGAGAGTGAGGAGAGCAACGAGGAGTCCGAGTCTGcaagtgaggaggaagagaagaagaagaaaaagaagaatgTGGAGAAGATCAAAGCAAGGAAACCTGTTCCAGAAAGTGAAAG TGAGCAGAGCAGTGGAGAGGATGAGAagaagagtgagaggaagagcAAACCGCGGATTGGTAGCTCCGAGTCTGAATCCGAGGAGGACGAGGATAGTGAATCAGAGAGCAGCGAGTCAGAGGAAGAGGAGTCAGAAGAGGAGTCAGATGAGGAGACCAAGAAGAAAAAGAAG TTGACCCTGCTCCGTCTCCATCTCAAGTCACGCCCCTCAACAACTTCCTGTCCAGCAGCCTAG